From Thermincola ferriacetica, the proteins below share one genomic window:
- a CDS encoding response regulator transcription factor, whose protein sequence is MNNHKVLVVDDEPKILKILEHTLKKERFQVITAQNGMEAVELAAKVSPDLVLLDLMLPDIDGFEVCRRIKSRSDIPIIVLSAKDDEVDKIVGFKLGIDDYQTKPFSPTELVLRIRAVLRRSKGCKEAANDGILTYKDIEINQRTRQVRVYGRNVNLTVKEFDLLWLLASYPNQVFSRMQLLEKIWDSSYYGDENTVTVHIRRLREKIENDPADPEFIKTIWGIGYKFEAEQ, encoded by the coding sequence GTGAATAATCATAAAGTTTTGGTTGTTGATGATGAACCTAAAATTTTGAAGATCCTTGAACATACTCTGAAAAAAGAGAGATTCCAGGTTATTACGGCGCAAAACGGCATGGAGGCAGTGGAATTGGCAGCCAAAGTATCGCCGGATTTGGTTTTACTGGACTTGATGCTGCCCGATATTGACGGGTTTGAAGTGTGCAGAAGAATAAAAAGCCGGTCAGACATACCGATCATTGTTTTATCAGCAAAAGATGATGAAGTTGACAAAATAGTCGGGTTTAAATTAGGGATAGATGATTACCAGACCAAGCCTTTCAGCCCTACCGAACTTGTGCTTAGAATCAGGGCCGTATTAAGAAGGAGCAAGGGTTGTAAAGAAGCTGCCAATGATGGAATTCTCACCTACAAAGATATAGAAATAAACCAGCGAACCAGGCAGGTCAGGGTCTATGGGCGAAATGTCAACCTGACAGTTAAGGAATTCGATTTACTGTGGCTTCTGGCTTCTTACCCCAACCAGGTATTTTCCAGAATGCAGTTGCTGGAGAAAATATGGGACAGCAGTTACTACGGTGATGAGAATACGGTAACAGTTCATATTCGGAGACTGCGTGAGAAAATTGAAAATGACC